TTAAAAGCAATCTCTCGCAGAGACGCAGAGTCACAGATAAGGTCATAACAAAATAGATCTTTGGGTTTTATCTCTGAGGGCTCTGCGGCTCAAGTGAGTGAAACGAACGGGCGTGAGGTGATTTTAAAGGCGATTTCTCGCCCGCTCCTTACAGTCGCTAGAGACGCAGAGTGCGCAGAGAGACCTTAAAACCTGGACTTTTGGTTTAACCTTTGAGGACTCTGCGGCTCGAGTGAGTGAAACGAACGGGCGTGATGTGGCTACACTATCCCGGACACACAAAATGAGGCAAAATACCTGACCATGGAGGTGTGTCCGATGCCATCGAAGTACTCGCCAGAATTTAAGCAAGACGCCGTGAAGTTGGCCGTCGATTCTGATCAGCCGATTTCCCAGACGGCCAGAGCGCTGGGGGTCAATCCGAACACTCTGTATACCTGGGTTGCAAAGTATCATCAGCCCCAAACCGTGGACGAAGAAGGCGCGGGGGACAAGCATCCCTACGAAGAGCTTAAGCGCTTGCGGCGCGAAATTGCCCAACTCAAAGAGGAGCGTGACATCCTAAAAAAAGCGGCGGCGTACTTTGCAAAGAACAGTCGGTAAAGTACGCCTGGATGAGACAGCAGACTGAATTCGGCGTCCAGGCCATGTGTCGTGTTCTGCAAGTTTCCCGAAGCGGCTACTATGAGAGCTTGAGCCGAGCGCCCAGCAACCGCAGCCTTGCCGATGACGCGCTTCGCCCCCAAATCAAAGGGGTATTCGAAAAAGGCCGAAAAACCTATGGCACCCGGCGAATCAAAGACGATCTGGACAAGCAAGGTACGGTCATCAGCCGCCGGCGCATCGCCCGGCTCATGCAGGAAGAAGGTTTGGCGGTCAAAACCAAGCGCAAATTTAAGCCGACAACCAATTCCAAACATGACAAGCCCATTGCGCCTAATCTGCTTGAGCGCGAATTTAACGTCGAAACGCCCGACACCGCTTATGTCGGCGATATCACCTATATTCCGACGCGTGAAGGCTGGCTGTACCTGGCCGTTGTCATAGATCTCTTCTCTCGGGCCGTGGTCGGCTGGGCCATGGGTTCACGGATCAACGCCGCGCTGGTCAATGATGCCCTGCGAATGGCGATCTGGAAGCGCAAGCCAGCCCGGGGCCTGATTTTTCACAGTGATCGCGGCAGTCAATATGCTTCTGAGAGCCATCGGAAAATTCACCTCACCCACGGCATTTTGGCCAGCATGAGCAAAAAGGGTGATTGCTGGGACAATGCTGTCGCTGAGAGTTTTTTCCATACTCTGAAAACTGAACTGGTCCATCATTGCGACTACGAAAGCCGCGTCGAAGCCAGAGCGTCGATCTTCGAGTACATCGAAGTGTTTTACAATCGCCAGCGGCGTCACTCCGCCAACGGAAACGAAGCTCCGCTGGTCTTTGAGGCCATGAAAAAAGCTGCGTAATCATGTGTCCGGAAAAGTGTTGACAGATCAGGCGTGATAATGGTTCGCCTGCAAAGTATTCTCTGTAAAAATCAAAAATCATCTCTCGCAGAGACGCAGAGCACGCAGAGAAGGTCAAAACAAAATATATCTTTGGGTGTTTTTCTCTGAGGGCTCTGCGGCTCAAGTGAGTGAAACGAACGGGCGTGAGGTGATTTTAAAGGCGATTTCTCGCCCGCTGATTTCTCGCCCGCTCCTTACAGTCGCTAGAGACGCAGAGTGCGCAGAGAGACCTTAAAACCTGGACTTTTGGTTTAACCTTTGAGGGCTCTGCGGCTCAAGTGAGTGAAACGAACGGGCGTGAGGTGATTTTAAAGGCGATTTCTCGCCCGCTGATTTCTCGCCCGCTCCTTACAGTCGCTAGAGACGCAGAGTGCGCAGAGAGACCTTAAAACCTGGACTTTTGGTTTAACCTTTGAGGGCTCTGCGGCTCGAGTGAGTGAAACGAACGGGCGTGATAATGGTTCGCCTGCAAAGTATTTTCTTTAAAAATCAAAAATCATCTCTCGCAGAGACGCAGAGTCACAGAGAAGGTCAAAACAAAATGATCTATGGGTTTTATCTCTGAGGGCTCTGCGGCTCGAGTGAGTGAAACGAACGGGCGTGATAATGGATTTGAATGGGAAAATATTTGTCGCTGGTCACAGGGGACTGGTCGGATCGGCTATTGTTCGCCAGTTACAAAACGCCGGCTACACCAACCTGATCACCCGCACGCATACCGAACTGGACCTCACTGATCAGTTGGCAGTTGCCGACTTTTTTGGAAA
This portion of the Syntrophotalea acetylenica genome encodes:
- a CDS encoding IS3 family transposase (programmed frameshift); the encoded protein is MPSKYSPEFKQDAVKLAVDSDQPISQTARALGVNPNTLYTWVAKYHQPQTVDEEGAGDKHPYEELKRLRREIAQLKEERDILKKAAGVLCKEQSVKYAWMRQQTEFGVQAMCRVLQVSRSGYYESLSRAPSNRSLADDALRPQIKGVFEKGRKTYGTRRIKDDLDKQGTVISRRRIARLMQEEGLAVKTKRKFKPTTNSKHDKPIAPNLLEREFNVETPDTAYVGDITYIPTREGWLYLAVVIDLFSRAVVGWAMGSRINAALVNDALRMAIWKRKPARGLIFHSDRGSQYASESHRKIHLTHGILASMSKKGDCWDNAVAESFFHTLKTELVHHCDYESRVEARASIFEYIEVFYNRQRRHSANGNEAPLVFEAMKKAA